In one window of Corynebacterium incognita DNA:
- the infA gene encoding translation initiation factor IF-1 — protein sequence MAKEGAIEVEGKIIEPLPNAMFRVELDNGHKVLAHISGKMRQHYIRILPEDRVVVELSPYDLTRGRIVYRYK from the coding sequence ATGGCTAAGGAAGGCGCAATCGAGGTAGAGGGCAAGATTATCGAGCCCTTGCCCAACGCAATGTTCCGTGTCGAGCTCGACAACGGGCACAAGGTTCTCGCCCACATTTCGGGCAAGATGCGTCAGCACTACATCCGCATCCTCCCAGAGGATCGCGTGGTCGTGGAGCTGTCTCCTTATGACCTGACCCGCGGACGCATCGTCTACCGATACAAGTAA
- the rpsM gene encoding 30S ribosomal protein S13 — protein sequence MARLAGVDLPRNKRMEIALTYIYGIGPTRAKELLEKTEISPDLRTDDLSDEQLSALRDVIEASWKVEGDLRRQVQADIRRKIEIGCYQGLRHRRGLPVRGQRTKTNARTRKGPKKTIAGKKK from the coding sequence ATGGCACGTCTAGCTGGTGTTGATCTCCCGCGCAACAAGCGCATGGAGATCGCTCTCACCTACATCTACGGCATCGGTCCAACCCGTGCCAAGGAGCTTTTGGAAAAGACCGAAATCTCTCCCGATCTGCGCACCGACGATCTGAGCGATGAGCAGCTGTCTGCTCTCCGTGATGTCATCGAGGCTTCCTGGAAGGTCGAGGGTGACCTCCGCCGCCAGGTTCAGGCTGACATCCGTCGCAAGATTGAAATTGGCTGCTACCAGGGCCTGCGCCACCGTCGTGGCCTGCCAGTCCGTGGTCAGCGCACCAAGACCAACGCTCGTACGCGTAAGGGTCCGAAGAAGACGATCGCTGGAAAGAAGAAGTAA
- the rpsK gene encoding 30S ribosomal protein S11 produces MAPKTNTARRSGRRVAKKNVAAGHAYIKSTFNNTIVSITDPHGAVISWASSGHVGFKGSRKSTPFAAQMAAESAARKAMEHGMKKVDVFVKGPGSGRETAIRSLQAAGLEVSSIADVTPQPHNGCRPPKRRRN; encoded by the coding sequence ATGGCTCCGAAGACTAACACCGCGCGCCGTTCCGGCCGTCGCGTTGCTAAGAAGAACGTGGCCGCAGGCCACGCGTACATCAAGTCCACCTTTAACAACACCATCGTGTCCATCACGGACCCGCATGGTGCTGTCATCTCCTGGGCATCCTCCGGCCACGTCGGCTTCAAGGGTTCCCGTAAGTCCACTCCTTTCGCTGCGCAGATGGCTGCTGAGTCCGCTGCCCGCAAGGCAATGGAGCACGGCATGAAGAAGGTTGACGTATTCGTCAAGGGCCCGGGTTCGGGCCGCGAAACTGCTATCCGTTCGCTCCAGGCCGCCGGCCTGGAGGTGTCCTCGATCGCGGACGTGACGCCGCAGCCACACAACGGTTGCCGTCCTCCGAAGCGTCGTCGCAACTAA
- the rpsD gene encoding 30S ribosomal protein S4 — translation MARYTGPATRVSRRLRVDLVGGDMAFERRPYPPGQAGRNRIKESEYLLQLQEKQKAKYTYGVLERQFRRYYAEANRLPGKTGDNLVVLLESRLDNVVYRAGLAQTRRQARQLVSHGHFTVNGKKVNVPSFQVSQYDIIDVRDRSQKMMWFEEAQDRLADAQVPAWLQVVPDTLRILVHQLPERAQIDIPLQEQLIVELYSK, via the coding sequence ATGGCTCGTTATACTGGCCCCGCTACCCGCGTATCCCGCCGTCTTCGCGTCGACCTGGTCGGCGGAGACATGGCTTTTGAGCGTCGTCCTTACCCTCCGGGGCAAGCCGGCCGTAACCGTATCAAGGAATCTGAGTACCTCCTGCAGCTGCAGGAGAAGCAGAAGGCTAAGTACACCTACGGTGTGCTGGAGCGTCAGTTCCGCCGCTACTACGCTGAGGCAAACCGCCTCCCAGGCAAGACCGGTGACAACCTGGTTGTTCTGCTTGAGTCCCGCCTGGACAACGTTGTCTACCGTGCAGGTCTGGCTCAGACCCGCCGTCAGGCACGTCAGCTGGTGTCCCACGGTCACTTCACCGTGAACGGCAAGAAGGTTAACGTTCCTTCTTTCCAGGTCTCCCAGTACGACATCATCGACGTTCGGGATCGTTCCCAGAAGATGATGTGGTTCGAAGAGGCTCAGGACCGTCTGGCCGACGCTCAGGTTCCTGCTTGGCTGCAGGTTGTTCCTGATACCCTGCGCATTCTCGTGCACCAGCTGCCCGAGCGCGCTCAGATCGACATCCCGCTGCAGGAGCAGCTCATCGTCGAGCTTTACTCGAAGTAA
- a CDS encoding DNA-directed RNA polymerase subunit alpha: MLISQRPQLTEEVIDSARSKFTIEPLEPGFGYTLGNSLRRTLLSSIPGAAVTSIKIEGVLHEFTTISGVKEDVSEIILNIKGLVLSSDSDEPVVMYLSKEGAGQVTAGDIQPPAGVEIHNPDMHIATLNDSARLEMELVVERGRGYVPAAPTSGDIGRIPVDQIYSPVLKVSYKVEATRVEQRTDFDKLIIDVETKNSISARDALASAGGTLVELFGLARELNTAAEGIEIGPSPQETEYIAAYGMPIEDLNFSVRSYNCLKRQEIHTVGELAECTESDLLDIRNFGQKSINEVKIKLANLGLALKDTPEDFDPTQLEGYDAATGDFVDPAGADDTE; the protein is encoded by the coding sequence ATGCTCATTTCCCAGCGTCCACAGTTGACCGAGGAAGTTATCGATTCCGCTCGTTCTAAGTTCACCATTGAACCGCTCGAGCCAGGCTTCGGCTACACCCTTGGCAACTCCCTGCGTCGTACCCTGCTGTCCTCCATCCCAGGCGCAGCAGTGACCTCCATCAAGATTGAGGGTGTGCTCCACGAGTTCACCACCATCTCCGGTGTGAAGGAAGACGTCTCCGAGATCATCTTGAACATCAAGGGCCTGGTGCTGTCCTCTGACTCTGACGAGCCAGTGGTCATGTACCTGAGCAAGGAGGGCGCTGGTCAGGTGACTGCCGGTGACATCCAGCCCCCGGCCGGTGTGGAGATCCACAACCCGGATATGCACATCGCCACGCTGAATGATTCGGCTCGTCTGGAAATGGAGCTCGTCGTGGAGCGTGGCCGTGGCTACGTTCCTGCGGCACCGACGTCCGGTGATATCGGCCGCATTCCGGTTGATCAGATCTACTCCCCAGTGCTCAAGGTTTCGTACAAGGTCGAGGCAACTCGTGTCGAGCAGCGCACCGACTTTGACAAGCTGATCATTGACGTGGAGACCAAGAACTCGATTTCCGCTCGCGACGCCCTGGCGTCCGCAGGCGGCACCCTGGTGGAGCTGTTCGGACTCGCTCGCGAGCTGAACACCGCTGCCGAGGGCATCGAGATCGGCCCGTCCCCGCAGGAGACTGAGTACATCGCCGCTTACGGCATGCCGATTGAGGACCTGAACTTCTCCGTGCGCTCCTACAACTGCCTGAAGCGCCAGGAAATCCACACCGTTGGTGAGCTCGCCGAGTGCACCGAGTCGGACCTGCTGGATATCCGTAACTTCGGTCAGAAGTCGATCAACGAGGTAAAGATCAAGCTGGCTAACCTGGGCCTGGCTCTCAAGGACACTCCTGAGGACTTTGACCCAACCCAGCTCGAAGGCTACGACGCTGCCACCGGTGACTTTGTTGACCCGGCCGGCGCAGATGACACCGAGTAA
- the rplQ gene encoding 50S ribosomal protein L17 gives MPTPKKGARLGGSAAQQAHLLSNMAASLIEHGAIKTTDAKAKLLRPYVEKLITKAKSGTVADRREVAKKIPHKDVVAYLFNELAPKFENREGGYTRTIKLENRSGDNAPMSQISLVLEETVSAEASRATRAAASKKAEEEKAEETTAAEETTEAPAEEATEAEATEAPAEETAADEAESAEDKEEK, from the coding sequence ATGCCTACCCCGAAGAAGGGTGCCCGTCTCGGCGGCTCCGCTGCACAGCAGGCTCACCTGCTGTCCAACATGGCAGCTAGCTTGATCGAGCACGGCGCTATCAAGACCACCGACGCCAAGGCGAAGCTGCTTCGTCCTTACGTTGAAAAGCTCATCACCAAGGCGAAGTCCGGCACCGTTGCTGACCGCCGCGAGGTAGCCAAGAAGATCCCGCACAAGGATGTTGTGGCTTACCTGTTCAACGAGCTGGCTCCGAAGTTTGAGAACCGTGAGGGTGGCTACACCCGCACCATCAAGCTGGAGAACCGCTCCGGTGACAACGCTCCGATGTCCCAGATTTCCCTGGTTCTCGAGGAGACCGTTTCTGCTGAGGCGTCCCGCGCTACCCGCGCTGCTGCTTCCAAGAAGGCAGAGGAAGAAAAGGCCGAGGAGACCACCGCTGCTGAGGAGACCACCGAGGCTCCTGCAGAGGAGGCCACCGAGGCGGAGGCAACCGAGGCCCCGGCCGAGGAAACCGCTGCTGACGAGGCTGAGTCCGCAGAGGACAAGGAAGAGAAGTAA
- a CDS encoding YgaP family membrane protein, with protein MIKNANVIDSRIRIVVGVPCAAGATRFCPLYKALGIFTQK; from the coding sequence ATGATCAAGAACGCCAATGTCATCGACAGCCGCATCCGCATCGTCGTGGGCGTCCCGTGCGCTGCCGGTGCCACCCGTTTCTGTCCGCTGTACAAGGCGCTGGGCATCTTTACCCAGAAATAG
- the truA gene encoding tRNA pseudouridine(38-40) synthase TruA, translating to MTDSASATTEPVRLRLDLAYDGTDFHGWARQKPQGGEELRTVQGVVEDTLSLILRQPVQLTVAGRTDAGVHAAGQVAHADIDPAGLEQRSIDGDPGRLVRRLARLLPRDIRVSACSFAPEGFDARFSALRRHYVYRVSTDPAGPLPTRVRDTAPWPKEVDLGAMQDAANALVGLHDFAAFCKAKPHATTIRELEAFVWHDASTPQEPGVYEAHVSADAFCWSMVRSLVGCCLAVGEGRRDVDFAAAMLHETQRSSSIPVAPAEGLSLVGVDYPAPEELATRAAVTRDRRSPEELGEA from the coding sequence ATGACTGATTCTGCTTCCGCCACCACAGAACCGGTACGTCTGCGCTTAGATCTGGCGTACGACGGCACCGACTTCCACGGTTGGGCGCGCCAGAAGCCGCAGGGCGGCGAGGAACTGCGCACGGTGCAAGGCGTTGTAGAGGACACCTTGTCGCTCATCTTGCGGCAACCGGTGCAGCTGACCGTGGCGGGGCGCACCGACGCCGGGGTTCACGCCGCAGGGCAGGTGGCACACGCTGACATTGATCCCGCAGGACTAGAGCAGCGTTCCATTGACGGCGATCCGGGCCGACTCGTGCGGCGCCTCGCCCGCCTGTTACCCCGGGACATCCGGGTCTCGGCGTGTTCCTTCGCGCCCGAGGGTTTTGACGCGCGCTTTTCTGCGCTGCGCCGCCACTACGTCTACCGAGTGTCCACCGACCCGGCGGGGCCGTTGCCCACGCGGGTACGTGACACGGCGCCGTGGCCCAAGGAGGTGGATCTCGGCGCAATGCAGGACGCCGCCAACGCCCTCGTGGGTCTCCACGACTTCGCTGCTTTCTGCAAGGCGAAACCCCACGCCACCACCATCCGTGAGCTTGAGGCCTTCGTGTGGCACGACGCCTCCACGCCACAAGAGCCCGGCGTGTACGAGGCCCACGTCAGCGCGGACGCTTTCTGCTGGTCCATGGTGCGCTCCCTGGTGGGCTGCTGCCTGGCGGTGGGTGAGGGGCGCCGCGACGTTGACTTCGCCGCCGCCATGCTGCATGAGACGCAGCGCAGCTCGTCGATCCCCGTCGCCCCCGCTGAAGGCTTGTCGCTGGTTGGCGTGGACTACCCCGCGCCGGAAGAACTGGCTACACGAGCCGCCGTGACCCGCGACCGGCGCAGCCCTGAGGAGCTCGGCGAGGCCTAG